The Actinocatenispora sera genome has a window encoding:
- a CDS encoding DeoR/GlpR family DNA-binding transcription regulator encodes MSSAPTERNRPAQRQAEIAEHVLQHGSVAAADLAEKFHVSLMTIHRDLDELERQGVVRKYRGGVSSQPSSVFESNVAYRMRSSTAEKQAIARRARELIEPGMAIMLDDSTTTLELAKLLTDITPLTVVTNFLETIKLLSAAPGVRLMALGGEYYPTHDSFLGVPCIEAIEAIRVDLLFTSTSAVSGEFAYHQEQEIVLVKRAMMRSAQRSILMVDHTKLRRVALHRHAHVTDFDRIITDAKATESELADLTEHGARYELAD; translated from the coding sequence ATGAGCAGTGCACCGACCGAGCGGAACCGGCCGGCCCAGCGGCAGGCGGAGATCGCCGAGCACGTGCTCCAGCACGGCTCCGTCGCCGCGGCCGACCTGGCCGAGAAGTTCCACGTCAGCCTGATGACGATCCACCGCGACCTGGACGAACTGGAACGCCAGGGCGTGGTGCGCAAGTACCGCGGCGGCGTCAGCTCCCAGCCGTCCAGCGTGTTCGAGTCGAACGTGGCGTACCGGATGCGCTCGTCCACGGCGGAGAAGCAGGCCATCGCGCGGCGGGCGCGGGAGCTGATCGAACCCGGCATGGCGATCATGCTGGACGACTCCACCACGACGCTGGAACTGGCGAAGCTGCTCACCGACATCACGCCGCTGACCGTGGTGACCAACTTCCTGGAGACCATCAAGCTGCTGTCCGCCGCGCCCGGGGTGCGGCTGATGGCGCTCGGTGGCGAGTACTACCCGACCCACGACTCGTTCCTCGGCGTGCCGTGCATCGAGGCGATCGAGGCGATCCGGGTCGACCTGCTGTTCACGTCCACCTCCGCCGTCTCGGGCGAGTTCGCGTACCACCAGGAGCAGGAGATCGTGCTGGTCAAGCGCGCCATGATGCGCTCGGCGCAGCGCAGCATCCTGATGGTCGACCACACCAAGCTGCGCCGGGTCGCGCTGCACCGGCACGCGCACGTCACCGATTTCGACCGCATCATCACCGATGCCAAGGCCACCGAGAGCGAACTCGCCGATCTCACCGAGCACGGCGCCCGCTACGAGCTGGCCGACTGA
- a CDS encoding 2-hydroxyacid dehydrogenase, giving the protein MPRTQVLVAGDHFVTDALIREALNAELGADALSATTLTLPWPYTPYGRVAEVDEASGDEDSLIAALAGAQVAVTQMAPFTERVLAASDALKLIVCCRGGPVNINVQAATERGIAVCTTPGRNAVAAAEHTVALLLSALRGIPQRHASVQAGEWRSDLYALTECGSELAGSTVGLVGYGAIGRRVARILAAFDATVLVHDPYLPADAEVTSTPLAELLSRSAVVSLHARLSEETRGMIGAAEIAAMPRGATLVNTARGGLVDYPAVVEALGSGQLGAAAFDVYETEPVDPASPLLTAPHTALTPHLAGATVQTAQRAARLAATAVGAYLRGETPPALANPDALAVR; this is encoded by the coding sequence GTGCCCCGGACCCAGGTCCTCGTCGCCGGCGACCACTTCGTCACCGACGCGCTGATCCGCGAGGCGTTGAACGCGGAGCTGGGCGCCGACGCGCTGTCGGCGACGACACTGACGCTGCCCTGGCCGTACACCCCGTACGGGCGGGTCGCCGAGGTCGACGAGGCGTCCGGGGACGAGGACTCGCTGATCGCCGCGCTCGCCGGCGCGCAGGTCGCGGTGACCCAGATGGCCCCGTTCACCGAGCGGGTGCTGGCCGCGTCGGACGCGCTGAAGCTCATCGTGTGCTGCCGTGGCGGCCCGGTGAACATCAACGTCCAGGCCGCCACCGAGCGCGGCATCGCGGTGTGCACCACTCCCGGCCGCAACGCGGTCGCCGCCGCCGAACACACCGTCGCGCTGTTGCTCTCGGCGCTGCGCGGGATCCCGCAGCGGCACGCCTCGGTACAGGCGGGGGAGTGGCGCAGCGACCTCTACGCGCTGACCGAGTGCGGTAGCGAGCTCGCCGGCAGCACCGTCGGCCTGGTCGGGTACGGCGCGATCGGTCGCCGGGTCGCCCGCATCCTCGCCGCGTTCGACGCCACGGTGCTCGTGCACGACCCGTACCTGCCGGCCGACGCCGAGGTGACCTCCACCCCGCTGGCCGAGCTGCTGTCCCGGTCCGCCGTGGTCAGCCTGCACGCCCGGCTCAGCGAGGAGACCCGCGGCATGATCGGGGCCGCCGAAATCGCCGCGATGCCGCGCGGCGCGACACTGGTCAACACCGCCCGCGGCGGCCTGGTCGACTACCCGGCCGTGGTCGAGGCGCTCGGCTCCGGTCAGCTCGGCGCCGCCGCCTTCGACGTGTACGAGACGGAGCCGGTCGATCCCGCCTCGCCGCTGCTGACCGCACCGCACACCGCGCTCACCCCGCACCTCGCCGGCGCCACCGTACAGACGGCGCAGCGCGCGGCGCGGCTCGCGGCGACCGCGGT